One Verrucomicrobiia bacterium genomic region harbors:
- a CDS encoding S41 family peptidase, producing the protein MKCYGLAWIVVGILFVKSPVSLWSQEDRNDMATFSRVMEMVRQHYVDPQKTDSRTLTYGALQGLLDSLDPHSQFLTPELYRALQRETEGQFVGIGLTLGLKDGETTIITPADDSPGAKAGLMAGDKLLQVDGKSTEAMSLTEVASRLRGKEGSLITLRVLRKKTQQIEDYTLRRAVIRVQSVREARLLSNELADGQAIGYIRVAQFSESTGDDFESALKNLESRKMKALILDLRNNPGGLLETAVEVAGKFIAPDQVIVSTEGRSDQSEVILRSSQEEKHRGYPIAVLVNTGTASGGEIVAAALRDWHQAILVGETTFGKGSVQSLFPLPDGSALRLTTAYYYTPRHELIQERGVTPDITVVEDSEILSRAVNLLKGILIYSDYTVKQLASTTNINF; encoded by the coding sequence GTGAAATGTTACGGGTTAGCTTGGATTGTTGTAGGGATTCTTTTTGTGAAGAGTCCAGTCTCGTTGTGGTCTCAAGAGGATCGCAATGATATGGCAACGTTTTCCCGAGTGATGGAAATGGTGCGACAACATTATGTTGATCCGCAAAAGACTGATTCTCGAACTTTGACTTATGGCGCTCTCCAGGGGCTGTTGGATTCTTTGGATCCTCACAGTCAATTTTTAACTCCTGAACTTTATCGCGCTTTACAGCGCGAAACGGAAGGTCAGTTTGTTGGTATTGGTTTAACGTTAGGTTTAAAAGACGGTGAGACCACGATTATTACTCCTGCAGATGATTCGCCAGGCGCTAAAGCAGGTTTGATGGCTGGGGATAAGTTATTGCAAGTCGATGGAAAATCTACAGAAGCCATGAGTTTGACTGAAGTGGCAAGTCGATTGCGTGGTAAAGAGGGGAGTTTGATAACGTTACGAGTTTTACGAAAAAAAACTCAACAGATTGAAGATTACACATTGCGACGCGCTGTTATTAGAGTGCAAAGTGTTCGAGAAGCTCGTTTGCTTTCCAATGAATTGGCGGATGGGCAAGCAATTGGTTACATTCGTGTGGCGCAGTTTAGTGAATCGACTGGGGATGATTTTGAAAGTGCGTTAAAAAATTTGGAATCGCGAAAAATGAAAGCTCTTATTTTGGATTTGAGAAATAATCCCGGTGGGTTGCTCGAAACAGCAGTTGAAGTGGCAGGAAAATTTATTGCTCCCGATCAAGTGATTGTTTCTACAGAAGGGCGAAGTGATCAAAGCGAGGTCATTTTACGAAGTTCACAAGAAGAAAAACATCGTGGTTATCCCATTGCTGTTTTAGTGAATACGGGAACGGCCAGTGGTGGAGAAATTGTTGCAGCGGCTTTACGCGATTGGCATCAAGCAATTTTAGTTGGTGAGACTACTTTCGGGAAAGGGAGTGTACAAAGTCTTTTTCCTTTACCGGATGGTTCGGCGTTGCGTTTGACGACGGCTTATTATTATACACCGCGTCATGAGTTGATTCAGGAGCGTGGCGTGACTCCCGATATCACAGTGGTGGAAGATTCCGAAATTTTGTCGCGCGCAGTTAATTTATTAAAAGGCATTTTAATTTATTCGGATTACACTGTGAAACAGTTGGCTTCGACGACTAATATTAATTTTTAA
- a CDS encoding ATP-dependent DNA ligase, with product MRIHREILCSLTTAQLIQARLHQVETHFITPKYGNQQKRDGLTYQLLPAGHVFGSAMLWATDERESLLYTGDFKLRKSQSSETCQPIHADTLVMETTFGLPYYQFPSTQETLQQIIQFCRDTLSDGETPILLGYSLGKSQEILACLHEAKLPITLHPSIYEITQAYEKLGISFPAYEKYDPQKKPLKDRVFLCPPHLNHSRFIENIPHKRTAMMSGWALDPNAIYRYQCDYAFPLSDHADYSELLTMVERVKPKRILTVHGYAEQFAADLRARGWEAWALSQENQLEWDIFHSSSSSSIAVTTFPTPEGIGTFYQFAQCGEKVKQTASKKEKVRLIAELLQQLPPDEMPLATLFFTGRVFAQTFSKKLQIGSALIKQAVLHITHLTPGDYRQAYSRFSDTSETVNALLQGRTQPQPTTLVEIQQFLQRLETSRGLDFKIFQLSERLHSLTSLEAKYLIKIITGDLRIGLKEGLVEEAIASAFQTELHTVRQGNMLTGDIAHVAQLTQQKRLHEVEITPFRPVQVMLASPEPTSEAIFERLGANGLVEYKFDGIRCQLHKVDTRVELYSRDMKPLNATFPDVVTVAQTLTQDFILDGEILAFEKGRPLPFQRLQMRLGRKEPDLFISHEVPVIYFAFDMLWHNNRSLLHLPLKERRAHLDTQLDKNNPGIQVAEIFRAKNPEALETLFRAARRAGNEGLLIKDPESPYTPGRRGLAWLKLKKELATLDVVVVGAEQGHGKRRDVLSDVTFAVQDDSGKLRILGKAYSGLTDLEIEELTEHFLKTTLEIRGRYRVLKPTIILEIAFDAIAPSSRHDSGYALRFPRIKRIRDDKTIREIDTLAHCKRLATS from the coding sequence ATGCGAATTCATCGCGAAATCTTATGCTCCCTCACTACCGCTCAACTCATTCAAGCTCGATTGCATCAAGTGGAAACTCACTTTATCACTCCTAAATACGGCAACCAACAAAAACGTGACGGGTTAACCTATCAACTTTTACCAGCCGGCCATGTTTTTGGTTCCGCTATGCTGTGGGCAACCGATGAACGAGAAAGTTTACTTTATACGGGTGATTTTAAACTCAGAAAAAGTCAATCATCAGAAACCTGTCAGCCAATTCATGCTGACACTCTCGTCATGGAAACCACGTTTGGCCTCCCTTATTACCAATTTCCCTCGACTCAGGAAACGTTGCAACAAATCATTCAATTCTGTCGAGACACCCTAAGTGATGGCGAAACTCCTATCCTTTTAGGTTATTCCTTAGGCAAAAGTCAGGAAATTTTAGCCTGCCTGCACGAAGCCAAACTACCCATTACTCTACATCCTAGTATTTATGAAATCACTCAAGCCTATGAAAAATTGGGAATTTCCTTTCCTGCTTACGAAAAATATGATCCACAAAAGAAACCATTAAAAGATCGCGTTTTTCTTTGCCCTCCCCATTTGAACCATTCTCGTTTCATAGAAAATATTCCTCATAAACGCACCGCAATGATGAGCGGATGGGCATTAGATCCTAACGCCATCTACCGCTACCAGTGTGACTATGCCTTTCCACTTTCTGACCACGCTGATTACTCTGAATTGCTTACCATGGTGGAAAGGGTAAAACCTAAACGCATCCTCACCGTCCACGGTTACGCCGAACAATTTGCTGCCGATTTACGAGCACGAGGTTGGGAAGCGTGGGCGCTTTCTCAAGAAAATCAACTGGAATGGGATATTTTTCATTCCTCATCTTCCTCTTCTATAGCAGTCACAACTTTCCCAACACCTGAGGGAATTGGAACTTTTTATCAATTTGCGCAATGCGGTGAAAAGGTAAAACAGACGGCTTCCAAAAAAGAAAAAGTGCGATTAATTGCGGAGCTACTTCAACAGCTTCCTCCTGATGAAATGCCGCTCGCCACTCTTTTTTTTACAGGACGCGTTTTTGCTCAAACCTTCTCTAAAAAACTTCAAATCGGCAGTGCTCTCATCAAACAAGCAGTGTTGCACATCACTCACTTAACCCCAGGTGATTATCGCCAAGCTTATAGCCGTTTTAGCGATACCAGCGAAACGGTAAATGCTTTATTGCAAGGTCGCACTCAACCTCAACCTACCACTTTGGTTGAAATTCAGCAGTTTTTACAGCGATTGGAAACCTCGCGTGGATTAGATTTTAAAATTTTTCAACTCAGTGAACGTCTTCATTCTCTAACCAGCTTGGAAGCAAAATACTTAATTAAAATCATCACGGGCGATTTACGCATAGGCTTGAAAGAAGGGCTAGTTGAAGAAGCTATTGCCTCCGCATTTCAAACAGAATTACACACAGTGCGTCAAGGTAATATGCTCACCGGCGATATCGCACACGTCGCTCAATTAACTCAACAAAAACGATTGCATGAAGTGGAAATCACGCCGTTTCGGCCCGTGCAAGTCATGCTCGCCTCACCTGAGCCTACCTCAGAAGCCATTTTCGAAAGACTCGGTGCAAACGGCTTGGTAGAATATAAATTCGATGGCATTCGTTGCCAACTCCACAAAGTTGATACGCGCGTGGAACTTTATTCTCGAGACATGAAACCGCTTAATGCTACATTCCCAGACGTCGTCACAGTCGCTCAAACTTTGACACAGGATTTTATCTTAGATGGAGAAATTTTAGCCTTTGAAAAAGGCCGCCCACTTCCCTTTCAACGATTACAAATGCGTTTGGGTCGTAAAGAGCCTGATCTTTTTATATCCCATGAAGTGCCAGTTATCTACTTCGCTTTTGACATGCTTTGGCATAACAACCGTTCTCTACTTCATCTTCCTTTAAAAGAAAGACGCGCACATCTTGACACACAACTTGACAAAAATAATCCTGGCATTCAAGTAGCAGAAATTTTTCGTGCGAAAAATCCCGAAGCTTTGGAAACTTTATTTCGCGCTGCACGTCGCGCCGGCAATGAGGGTCTCCTTATCAAAGACCCAGAAAGTCCTTACACTCCAGGACGTCGTGGATTGGCCTGGTTAAAATTAAAAAAAGAATTAGCTACCTTGGATGTAGTCGTGGTAGGAGCTGAACAAGGCCACGGTAAACGACGCGACGTTTTAAGTGACGTCACTTTTGCCGTGCAAGATGACAGTGGTAAATTGCGCATACTTGGCAAAGCTTATTCGGGTCTAACCGATCTTGAAATTGAAGAGCTCACGGAACATTTTCTCAAAACAACTCTAGAAATTCGCGGACGCTACCGTGTACTGAAACCCACTATTATTTTAGAAATTGCCTTTGACGCTATCGCTCCCAGTTCACGCCACGATTCCGGTTATGCACTTCGTTTTCCACGAATTAAACGCATTCGCGACGATAAAACGATTCGAGAAATTGATACCTTAGCCCATTGTAAACGCTTAGCTACGAGCTAA
- a CDS encoding sulfate ABC transporter substrate-binding protein encodes MKTVIKKLLGLATILGLVANVYGKSIELLNVSYDPTREFYSDFNVAFQKYWQTKMGQKVKINQSHGGSGKQSRSIVDGLEADVATLALAYDVDMLAEKGLVAANWQSRLSNNSAPYTSTIVFLVRKGNPKQIKDWDDLVKPNIAVITPNPQTSGGARWNYLAAWAFAEKKFGKDEEKVKDFIQKLYHNVPVLDSGARGATTTFAQRGIGDVLLTWENEAHLALEEFEKGQFEIVMPSISILAEPPVTVVDKVVKRKGTQEIAKAYLEFLYSPTGQDLAGKHFYRPRSEAAMQKYSQQFPKVELVTIDEVFGGWKEAQKKHFADKGVFDQIYQLKY; translated from the coding sequence ATGAAAACAGTAATAAAAAAACTTTTGGGATTAGCGACCATTTTAGGATTGGTTGCAAATGTTTATGGGAAAAGTATTGAGTTGTTGAATGTTTCTTACGATCCGACGCGGGAATTTTATTCGGATTTCAATGTGGCTTTTCAAAAATATTGGCAGACTAAAATGGGACAAAAAGTTAAGATCAATCAATCGCATGGTGGATCGGGTAAACAATCTCGTTCGATTGTCGATGGATTAGAAGCGGATGTGGCCACTTTGGCATTGGCATATGATGTTGATATGTTGGCTGAAAAAGGATTAGTAGCAGCTAATTGGCAAAGTCGATTGTCTAATAATAGCGCTCCTTATACATCTACGATTGTTTTTTTGGTGAGAAAGGGAAATCCCAAACAAATCAAAGATTGGGACGATTTGGTGAAGCCGAATATCGCGGTTATTACGCCGAATCCCCAAACTTCGGGAGGAGCGCGTTGGAATTATTTAGCGGCTTGGGCGTTTGCAGAAAAAAAATTCGGTAAGGATGAAGAAAAGGTAAAAGATTTCATTCAGAAACTTTATCATAATGTGCCGGTTTTGGATTCTGGCGCGCGCGGGGCTACAACTACCTTCGCGCAACGAGGTATTGGCGATGTTTTGTTGACGTGGGAAAATGAAGCGCATTTAGCTTTGGAAGAATTTGAAAAGGGACAATTTGAAATCGTTATGCCTTCGATCAGTATTTTAGCGGAGCCACCCGTTACAGTTGTGGATAAAGTGGTGAAACGCAAAGGCACTCAAGAAATTGCAAAAGCTTATTTGGAATTTCTTTATTCTCCCACAGGCCAAGATTTAGCAGGAAAACATTTTTATCGCCCTCGCTCAGAAGCAGCGATGCAAAAATATAGCCAGCAATTTCCGAAAGTTGAATTGGTTACGATTGATGAAGTATTTGGCGGTTGGAAAGAGGCGCAGAAAAAGCATTTTGCGGATAAAGGTGTCTTTGATCAAATCTATCAATTAAAGTATTAA
- a CDS encoding Rrf2 family transcriptional regulator: MRLSMKTDYALRAIFTLVEHYGRGPIPTRELARRNEIPKKFLEQILLSMKEQKWVDSISGKEGGYYLAKSPEAITMGEIVRYFDGILAPIHCVSVGQYRRCSQEPVCRFRRVLLDARNYVAALMEKATLAEVFRGKPVGKEEVMEVGFVEGGGI; the protein is encoded by the coding sequence ATGCGTCTTTCGATGAAGACAGATTATGCCTTGCGCGCGATTTTTACTTTAGTCGAGCATTATGGTCGTGGTCCTATTCCTACGCGCGAATTAGCGCGTCGCAATGAGATTCCTAAAAAATTTTTGGAGCAGATTTTGTTAAGTATGAAGGAGCAAAAGTGGGTGGATAGCATTTCGGGAAAAGAAGGGGGATATTATTTAGCAAAATCGCCTGAGGCAATCACGATGGGAGAAATTGTGCGCTATTTTGATGGGATTTTAGCACCGATTCATTGTGTATCGGTGGGGCAATATCGTCGTTGTAGTCAAGAGCCGGTTTGTCGTTTTCGTCGGGTTTTGTTGGATGCGCGAAATTATGTGGCGGCTTTGATGGAGAAAGCAACTTTGGCAGAAGTTTTCCGAGGTAAACCTGTAGGGAAAGAAGAGGTAATGGAGGTTGGTTTTGTAGAGGGTGGAGGAATTTAA
- the tsaD gene encoding tRNA (adenosine(37)-N6)-threonylcarbamoyltransferase complex transferase subunit TsaD, with protein sequence MKVLAIETSCDETAVALVQWRDHRFTVLSNVVASQAAKHALFGGVVPELATREHLNALEKVAQLALDQAHLSWEQLDGIAATRGPGLASALLMGHSFAKGLALATGLPFLGMNHLEGHLISPFLNEQVPSLEKMKRWVTLLVSGGHTLLVMAELGKAYEILGATRDDAAGEAFDKGAKLLGLGYPGGPELEKMARSGDESTYDFPRGMQHSGDLNFSFSGLKTALKIVLEKKFSSSPCEQDLFHLCASYQKAIVEALAIKTEAALEKTQCQHLTLAGGVACNQRLREVMEIMCARRKISLWVAPPTLCTDNAAMIGAAACLRLERGETSSMVEEIDPNLKLVATL encoded by the coding sequence ATGAAAGTGTTGGCCATTGAAACGTCGTGTGATGAAACGGCTGTGGCTCTTGTGCAATGGCGCGATCATCGTTTTACGGTTTTATCCAATGTAGTGGCATCACAAGCGGCTAAGCATGCTTTGTTTGGAGGGGTTGTTCCCGAATTGGCGACTCGAGAACATCTTAACGCCTTGGAAAAAGTTGCGCAATTGGCGCTCGATCAAGCGCATCTTTCTTGGGAACAGTTGGATGGTATTGCAGCGACGCGTGGACCGGGTTTAGCAAGTGCGCTTTTGATGGGACATAGTTTTGCTAAGGGTTTAGCATTGGCAACGGGCTTGCCATTTTTAGGAATGAATCATTTAGAAGGTCATCTGATTTCACCATTTTTAAATGAACAGGTGCCAAGTCTGGAGAAAATGAAGCGATGGGTAACACTTTTAGTCAGTGGCGGTCACACCCTTTTAGTGATGGCGGAACTAGGAAAAGCGTATGAAATTTTGGGTGCGACTCGTGATGATGCGGCTGGCGAAGCCTTTGATAAAGGTGCAAAGCTGCTAGGGTTAGGTTATCCGGGTGGACCTGAATTAGAAAAAATGGCAAGAAGTGGTGATGAAAGCACTTATGATTTTCCGCGAGGCATGCAGCACTCCGGAGATCTTAATTTTAGTTTTTCCGGCTTAAAAACTGCGTTGAAAATTGTGTTGGAGAAAAAATTTTCATCATCACCTTGTGAGCAGGATTTATTTCACCTCTGCGCTTCTTATCAAAAGGCGATTGTGGAAGCGCTTGCGATAAAAACTGAAGCGGCTTTGGAAAAAACGCAATGCCAACATCTCACGTTGGCAGGTGGCGTGGCTTGCAATCAAAGATTGCGAGAGGTGATGGAGATAATGTGCGCAAGAAGAAAAATTTCTCTTTGGGTTGCGCCTCCGACTTTATGTACAGACAATGCCGCGATGATCGGAGCTGCTGCCTGTCTAAGGTTGGAGCGGGGTGAAACATCTTCCATGGTGGAAGAAATTGATCCGAATCTGAAATTGGTTGCCACGCTATAA
- the larC gene encoding nickel pincer cofactor biosynthesis protein LarC, protein MHLYLDCFSGISGDMFLGALCDLGLDFELFQKELAKLPCNKEFRVSLGRVQRKGIDAAKFEVKVVEKKHHHHSHHGRHFSEICELIETSGLKESVRHRAIHIFQRMGEAEAKIHGVSLEKIHFHEVGAIDSIVDIVGACIALDLMKIERVSISRLCEGKGFVECEHGQFPVPTPATLEILKNIPFEQTDEPHELVTPTGAALLAELVTHFDRVHHFKIEKVGYGAGTRDLDSRPNVLRAMLVSEAEKNWEMIDVLETNLDDISPEIVAGVKERLLVNGALDVFSMPVLMKKGRLGVLLTVLSEPQKSEVLMDLMLTETSAFGVRKTTAIRKILRREWQALNTEWGDIQVKLGYLGDKLVQCAPEYESCKLVADRANKPVKEIYFLARHLWAKISS, encoded by the coding sequence ATGCATCTTTATCTCGATTGTTTTTCGGGGATCAGCGGCGATATGTTTTTGGGCGCACTCTGTGATTTGGGGCTTGATTTTGAATTATTTCAAAAAGAGTTGGCGAAGCTTCCTTGCAATAAAGAGTTTCGTGTCAGTTTAGGTCGAGTTCAACGAAAAGGGATAGATGCAGCTAAATTTGAAGTGAAGGTGGTCGAGAAAAAACATCATCACCATTCTCATCACGGTCGTCATTTTTCTGAAATTTGTGAATTGATCGAAACTTCTGGTTTAAAAGAATCGGTGCGACATCGTGCGATTCATATTTTTCAAAGAATGGGTGAGGCGGAAGCCAAAATTCATGGAGTGAGTTTAGAAAAAATTCATTTTCATGAAGTGGGGGCGATTGATTCGATTGTGGATATTGTGGGGGCTTGCATTGCATTGGATCTTATGAAGATTGAGCGCGTTTCGATTTCTCGACTTTGTGAAGGAAAAGGTTTTGTGGAGTGTGAACATGGTCAATTTCCGGTTCCGACGCCGGCAACTTTGGAGATTTTAAAAAACATTCCTTTTGAACAAACCGATGAACCACATGAGTTAGTGACTCCAACGGGTGCGGCTTTGCTCGCAGAGTTGGTTACTCATTTTGATCGAGTTCACCATTTTAAAATTGAAAAGGTGGGTTATGGCGCGGGTACGCGCGATTTGGATTCACGACCGAATGTGTTGCGTGCCATGCTGGTTTCCGAAGCAGAAAAAAATTGGGAAATGATTGATGTATTAGAAACGAACTTGGACGATATTTCGCCTGAAATTGTAGCGGGTGTTAAAGAGCGGTTGTTGGTGAATGGCGCTTTGGATGTTTTTTCGATGCCAGTATTGATGAAAAAAGGGCGGTTAGGTGTGTTGTTGACGGTGTTGTCGGAACCTCAAAAAAGTGAAGTATTGATGGATTTGATGTTAACAGAGACTAGTGCTTTTGGAGTTCGTAAAACAACGGCGATTCGAAAGATTTTGCGGCGTGAATGGCAAGCTTTGAATACGGAATGGGGCGATATTCAAGTTAAGTTGGGTTATTTAGGGGATAAATTGGTGCAGTGCGCACCTGAGTATGAATCGTGCAAATTAGTAGCGGATCGCGCGAATAAACCGGTAAAAGAGATTTACTTTTTAGCGCGCCATCTCTGGGCAAAAATTAGCTCGTAG
- a CDS encoding succinylglutamate desuccinylase/aspartoacylase family protein, protein MSVIFSSPSSFRSVSRLKRPRCNQLLAPLYRLARVSDYLFAKTLGAFSSQARHHHIPRFIFLGPTGGGEPIRIGIFAGIHGDESEGVEAVAQFLQHLEENPELARGFQIYVYPICNPTGFEAGTRLSVSGKDLNREFWKNSSEPEVQYLEKELREGKWHGLISLHADDTTDGVYGFVKGSLLTEELLNPALEAAEIFLPRARTSMIDGFPAKDGIIYQCYDGVLTGPSQLTPTPFEIIFETPQRAARALQVQATVAALKTILEKYRAFLAIQPNI, encoded by the coding sequence ATGTCTGTCATATTTTCTTCACCTTCTTCTTTTCGGTCAGTTTCTCGACTCAAACGACCGCGTTGCAATCAGCTGCTTGCACCGCTTTATCGTTTGGCGCGGGTGTCGGATTATTTATTTGCAAAAACCTTAGGCGCTTTTTCCTCGCAAGCGCGTCATCATCATATTCCTCGATTTATTTTTCTCGGCCCCACAGGCGGTGGCGAACCGATTCGGATTGGTATTTTTGCTGGCATTCATGGAGATGAATCGGAGGGAGTAGAAGCTGTCGCGCAATTTTTGCAACATTTGGAAGAAAATCCTGAATTGGCGCGTGGGTTTCAAATTTATGTTTATCCGATTTGTAATCCTACTGGCTTTGAGGCAGGCACGCGTTTGTCGGTCAGCGGAAAAGATTTGAACCGAGAATTTTGGAAAAACTCTTCAGAGCCTGAAGTGCAATATTTGGAAAAAGAATTGCGTGAAGGAAAATGGCATGGATTGATATCCTTGCATGCTGATGATACAACGGATGGAGTTTATGGATTTGTGAAGGGAAGTTTGTTGACCGAAGAATTGCTCAATCCAGCACTGGAAGCGGCAGAAATTTTTTTGCCTCGTGCGCGAACTTCAATGATTGATGGATTTCCGGCAAAAGATGGCATTATTTATCAATGTTACGATGGGGTATTAACGGGGCCTTCGCAACTTACGCCCACACCCTTTGAAATTATTTTTGAAACGCCACAACGTGCAGCGAGAGCTTTACAAGTGCAAGCGACTGTTGCAGCTTTAAAGACTATTTTAGAAAAATATCGAGCTTTCCTTGCGATTCAGCCAAATATTTAA
- a CDS encoding YezD family protein: MIQKKNTSLSWSDLVSHHVNSIRFGIVQVVVHDGEVVQVERTEKIRFNKLQNLNESTVKAEAKE, translated from the coding sequence ATGATACAGAAAAAAAATACTTCCTTGTCATGGTCTGATTTGGTGAGTCACCATGTTAATTCTATTCGATTTGGAATAGTGCAAGTTGTTGTTCATGATGGGGAGGTAGTACAAGTAGAGCGAACTGAAAAAATTCGTTTTAATAAGTTGCAGAATTTAAATGAGTCGACCGTAAAAGCGGAGGCGAAGGAATAA
- a CDS encoding putative porin, whose product MKNRIGFLSYSVAFLLGLGLVWSEAQQADALIDKLVEKGVLTTTEGEEVRTKLQEEWEGMGASKYDASKFTKKISLFGDLQLRYEYTDSQNAFDDDREGAFPDSSAMRDDRSRTRYRLRFGLKTQLADNFELGLRLASGNNDEEITSTHETLGDAFAKDGIYIDLAYLKYSPFDWSTIWVGKHEQQFWTTDMLWDNDITIEGATEQFKFDLGKAKFFVNLGQWAFGDVNEADEDKTVRGDGYNRVSNDDGWIWATQAGVNYPIIDKTLEAQAAVGFYYFANSEDLDNSQKTLSNGVIYPNPGSGNNLGNEFQLLDALFQLTYTPSDGFLKNIPIQPYAHLVYNMAPAPDLGVRRIGHDSTLDAQLNPDDIGDSADARGKWVDLSNDLAWRVGLKIGEAKKQGQWEINGWYEEVGSDAVPDTFNDATYANGFTNHRGFSVKAVYAIRDWWNVAVNFHNYDFLDPDINQELNLNTQNQARTIQIDSTVKF is encoded by the coding sequence ATGAAAAATAGGATAGGTTTTTTAAGCTACAGTGTAGCATTTTTGTTGGGATTAGGATTGGTATGGAGCGAGGCTCAACAGGCGGATGCTTTGATTGATAAATTGGTGGAAAAAGGTGTGTTAACCACTACTGAGGGGGAAGAGGTTCGAACGAAGTTACAGGAAGAATGGGAGGGAATGGGTGCTTCAAAGTATGATGCGAGTAAATTCACGAAAAAGATCAGTTTATTTGGTGATTTGCAACTGCGTTATGAATATACCGATTCGCAAAACGCTTTTGACGATGATCGCGAGGGAGCATTTCCTGATAGCAGTGCCATGCGGGATGATCGGAGTCGCACGCGTTACCGATTGCGATTTGGCTTGAAGACGCAATTGGCGGATAATTTTGAATTGGGCTTACGTTTGGCCAGCGGTAATAATGATGAAGAAATTACTTCGACTCATGAAACGTTAGGCGATGCTTTTGCAAAGGATGGTATTTATATTGATTTGGCTTATTTGAAATATTCGCCTTTTGATTGGTCGACGATTTGGGTAGGAAAACATGAGCAACAGTTTTGGACGACTGATATGCTCTGGGATAACGATATCACGATTGAAGGCGCCACGGAGCAGTTTAAATTCGATCTCGGCAAAGCTAAGTTTTTTGTGAATTTAGGACAATGGGCTTTTGGCGATGTCAATGAAGCCGATGAAGATAAAACCGTGCGAGGTGATGGCTATAACCGTGTCAGTAACGATGATGGTTGGATTTGGGCGACCCAGGCTGGGGTGAATTATCCGATCATTGATAAAACCTTGGAGGCTCAGGCGGCGGTGGGATTTTATTATTTTGCTAATTCGGAGGATTTGGATAACTCGCAAAAAACTTTGTCTAACGGAGTGATTTATCCCAATCCGGGTAGCGGAAATAATTTAGGTAATGAATTTCAATTATTAGATGCTCTATTTCAATTAACTTATACGCCGAGTGATGGTTTTTTGAAAAATATTCCTATCCAACCTTATGCTCATTTGGTTTACAATATGGCGCCTGCTCCTGATTTGGGAGTGCGTCGGATAGGTCATGATTCGACTTTAGATGCACAACTCAATCCTGATGATATAGGAGATAGTGCTGATGCTCGAGGAAAATGGGTGGATCTTTCTAATGATTTGGCATGGCGCGTAGGGCTAAAAATTGGCGAGGCCAAAAAACAAGGGCAATGGGAAATCAATGGTTGGTATGAAGAGGTTGGTTCGGATGCGGTGCCTGACACGTTTAATGACGCGACCTATGCCAATGGATTTACCAATCATCGTGGATTTAGTGTGAAAGCAGTATATGCCATTCGTGATTGGTGGAATGTAGCAGTTAATTTTCACAACTATGATTTTTTGGATCCTGACATTAATCAGGAATTGAACTTAAATACACAAAATCAGGCCAGAACGATTCAAATTGATAGTACGGTAAAATTTTAA